A stretch of Toxoplasma gondii ME49 chromosome V, whole genome shotgun sequence DNA encodes these proteins:
- a CDS encoding helix-hairpin-helix motif domain-containing protein (encoded by transcript TGME49_285490), with protein MANEGDNPFAFFAFQARRGLPPPDLSSPHSVSSPAASSPLVQHAPSLADASGVHTPGRGAPERLNRTRAESSVSAASPSSSTPRGCRGGGTLRTLAKPREGETVRERLASGETSRSPDLSSHDENEEEVKKKQCIRLPSPPSSLPAVPGLPTDITDVIPCSSSSPSASPSCSPSARPLPSEERPLASQTLSSSRGSSPDSQPTGGLPSRGRHYLGRGLLPPRAKRPDKRFSSLSSQHLSDSPVSHTALPHSPPTCPSSLPLSESSSFRTVSSLPSSSSSYPPGASSLSSSSSASLSSSSSASLSSSSSVSLSSASASPAAQPRGRMSPGVVDGEVRQRKKRMRSSSQRAGGDAQNTEEPFSLSDWVESLEHAPFLSSTPETLQSPNDAEAPRGWRKIVGALICLRKKYARATRPDEFYEFLVRLNRFKEPNFLAMIAAVLSIRCRDPVALRAMTSFMHAATRRAVQLARRGVSLRASPATSISPAVSSFRDSMRRSSASGSEGERDTRRDERDTDAEGALSMREEGKGAEDGERSNSGDEERSSRKDERGDREEETNRREEEALWRKFEDEGPTCEVVRHMSEREIQECIASVNFKDSKARRILLLARTLHSSFRGRIPATYEELVKLPGVGPTIANLLLSLQYGRNEAPSRRTLPARFLCLKKSRKAFSDTEDNEPLLFSVPMLSPRAGEVNWQEVETREEERPMAQMPAGDSRHSGHKPWVEEPSRDYAEAEEAKDTSGDSSQQTGDTVSLDINESHIRQLLRNGGGLFVDTNVKRLAICFNWLPRDTVMSLQEVKEALERWIPPGLYFELPLLLAGLLQLLCGRETPKCSTCWLADICVHRQRAAVLARAEKKTDAKTERNKNLEGAQTDAGCCPEAREGTGDQAAKTRDSEPWRSREEERKSQEECRREEERRGQRTADDATPRCGEWLKEEERTGEEERTEAETVNGVAEGGEQDFGGASRNETDGRGGTSVCATEEHRENDKEKQEVILCSPVESVRSTNSGPGREEQSDEEGEQEAEVEGLAGTNFRVHSASLEIVDSDSSKEEQCESAEEDQDLVTILGVREAWDP; from the exons atggcgaacgagggagacaatcctttcgccttcttcgccttccagGCTCGACGAGGCCTCCCTCCCCCCGACCTCTCCTCCCCTcactccgtctcctctcccgccgcctcttctcccctcgtgCAGCATGCACCTTCCCTGGCTGACGCatcgggtgtacatacgccTGGGCGAGGCGCGCCGGAGAGATTGAACCGGACGCGCGCAGAGTCGAGCGTATCCGCggcctctccgtcttcttcgacgcCTCGAGGGTGTCGTGGCGGCGGAACTCTGCGAACGCTTGCAaagccgagagaaggagagacggtgCGGGAGCGACTGGCGTCCGGAGAGACATCTAGGTCTCCAGACCTCTCAAGCCACGAtgaaaatgaagaagaagtgaagaaaaaacagtgcATTCGTCTCCCCAGTCCTCCATCGTCTCTGCCGGCCGTGCCTGGGCTGCCCACAGACATCACCGACGTTATaccttgctcttcttcttcgccatcCGCTTCCCCCAGTTGTTCTCCTTCCGCTCGTCCGCTGCCGTCTGAGGAACGCCCGCTCGCTTCTCAgactctgtcttcgtctcgcggTTCTTCGCCTGACTCTCAACCCACTGGAGGATTACCTTCTCGCGGACGACACTATCTTGGTCGAggcctccttcctcctcgggCAAAGCGACCAGACAAAcgcttttcctccctctcttcacAGCATCTCTCCGACTCTCCAGTCTCTCATACGGCCTTGCCTCATTCGCCGCCCACCtgcccctcttctctccccctctcagagtcttcctcttttcgcacggtctcgtctctgccatcttcctcctcttcgtaTCCACCTggcgcgtcgtctctgtcttcttcctcgtcggcctctctgtcttcttcctcctcggcgtctctgtcttcttcctcctcggtgtctctgtcttctgcttctgcatctcCTGCTGCACAGCCTCGAGGGCGCATGTCTCCTGGGGTCGTTGACGGCGAAGTCAGACAACGAAAGAAGCGAAtgcgcagcagcagccagCGCGCCGGTGGAGACGCGCAGAACACTGAGGaacctttctctctctcggactGGGTCGAGTCCCTGGAGCATGCACCTTTCTTGTCATCGACGCCGGAGACGCTGCAATCTCCGAACGACGCGGAGGCGCCTCGAGGATGGCGAAAAATCGTCGGAGCTCTCATTTGCCTCAGAAAGAAATACGCGCGAGCGACGAGGCCTGACGAATTCTACGAGTTCCTCGTCCGGCTGAAT CGATTCAAAGAGCCGAACTTCCTCGCCATGATTGCGGCCGTTCTAAGCATCCGCTGTCGCGACCCCGTCGCCCTCAGGGCAATGACTTCtttcatgcatgcagctaCTCGCCGAGCGGTGCAGCTTGCGAGGCGTGGTGTTTCGCTTCGTGCGTCTCCCGCGACTTCGATTTCTCCtgctgtttcctcgtttcggGACTCGATGAGGCGCTCCTCGGCTTccggcagcgaaggcgaaagagacacacgaagagacgagagagacaccgatGCTGAAGGAGCACTCAGCATGCGCGAAGAGGggaaaggagcagaagacggagagcgaagcaacagcggagacgaagaacggagCAGTCgcaaagacgaaagaggtgaccgtgaagaggaaacaaacaggagagaagaagaggcactaTGGAGAAAGTTCGAGGACGAAGGCCCCACATGCGAAGTAGTGAGG CACATGTCGGAACGCGAAATCCAGGAGTGCATTGCAAGTGTGAATTTCAAGGACTCGAAGGCGCGTCGcatccttctcctcgcgcggACGCTCCACAGCTCTTTCCGCGGGCGTATCCCGGCTACCTACGAAGAGCTTGTCAAGCTCCCCGGCGTAGGACCCACG ATCGCCAATCTTTTGCTGTCTCTACAGTACGGCCGAAATGAAGCCCCCTCACGTCGAACGCTACCGGCTCGGTTCTTGTGTTtgaagaagtcgagaaagGCTTTCTCCGACACCGAGGACAACGAacctctcttgttctctgtccCCATGCTCTCCCCCAGAGCCGGCGAAGTCAACTGGCAG GAGGttgagacgcgagaagaagagcgaccgATGGCGCAGATGCccgcaggagacagccgcCACAGTGGGCACAAGCCATGGGTGGAGGAGCCTTCTCGCGACTAtgcagaagccgaggaggCAAAGGACACAAGTGGAGACTCGAGCCAGCAGACTGGCGACACAGTTTCGCTGGACATCAACGAGAGTCACATTCGCCAGCTCCTGAGAAACGGAGGCGGCCTTTTCGTCGATACGAACGTGAAGCGACTTGCCATCTGTTTCAATTGGTTGCCGAGAGACACGGTGATGAGTTTGCAGGAGGTTAAGGAGGCACTGGAACG CTGGATCCCTCCCGGACTGTATTTCGaacttccacttcttctcgccggTCTGCTCCAGCTTCTGTGTGGCCGCGAAACTCCCAA GTGCTCCACATGCTGGCTGGCGGATATCTGCGTCCACCGGCAGAGAGCCGCGGTGCTCGCGAgggccgagaagaaaaccgacgcaaagacggagagaaacaagaaccTAGAAGGAGCACAGACAGATGCTGGATGCTGcccagaggcgagagaaggcactGGAGACCAAGCTGCAAAAACGAGAGACTCCGAGCCctggcgaagcagagaagaagagagaaagagccaAGAAGAatgcaggagagaagaagagaggaggggaCAGAGAACGGCAGACGACGCGACACCAAGATGCGGAGAGTGgctgaaagaagaagagagaacaggagaagaagagcgaacagaagcagagacggtGAACGGTGTCGCCGAAGGAGGTGAACAGGACTTTGGTGGGGCAAGTCGAAACGAAACAGACGGGAGAGGAGGTACATCTGTGTGCGCGACAGAGGAACACCGAGAAAACGAcaaggagaagcaagaggtgatcctctgctctcctgtTGAGTCTGTCAGATCGACGAACAGTGGCCCCGGCCGCGAAGAGCAatccgacgaagaaggtgaaCAAGAGGCAGAAGTTGAAGGCCTTGCGGGGACGAACTTTCGAGTGCACAGCGCGTCACTGGAAATCGTAGACTCGGATTCCAGTAAGGAGGAGCAGTGCGAGAGCGCTGAAGAAGATCAAGACCTGGTGACGATCCTGGGGGTTCGAGAGGCGTGGGATCCCTGA
- a CDS encoding hypothetical protein (encoded by transcript TGME49_285480) yields MEAFEDAVVVDDDNKEEPRISHFSSQRFPPVSSSPFASSSSSSASSSTPLRSSRVPCEDTSASSPLPSDVNRLHARIQLQRAKIEFQEKRISQLQREREEARFRLASQQRDAETGERRRRQRGSDGETDGEKETAERGVGSWGRTGKWIGRGGASSEGPDREDALACENDRLRQRVEELERRHREHVSLLSQLRSAQGIERGASVAGVALSSGELQAPSRGEEKREDPPLSSQRTTEKRLQNEARDGQKNGDAFLERAANARQRDGGAEDERGAWREKEDGHWRKALDELLNSEEALGDLPEISTQKLRDICMHLRLPVNRQATQQNTGSSFTSSSSSVPESSGTFGGAATGPAKGEEEGEEDEEGEEEGEEENSTGASEEGARSSVGDAAGKGRRETATAADGTEQVLLRSLELIMAQRGSETWGPVLSPASFRLLSLALRRLVRTSSALARSEAALFAAASLGSSSPGWASLQPFQEAGCDTIQAVSSLLKELETRNGEDGERGCTDADPVQAARRLLSHLEREQESYRHDFVSAFQAFWILFSGELERSLQCSYTPARLCAFLDFLHVLFSRLPGAFVAFFLHEESSREAGTRVEYDGIRRNGESYLSTSFESLQTPREGDVLRDILHSVHTALKQLDPALPDYVEDVYLAGQRPRDETRRRLYRHQPEGTDDGAMTEHDISKRMSRLSEPQRPSPAPLVRAPEAPGAHCGREGRAGDAPENGDSQRSSLASAAPRQDPQRHVGTGARGNARTEETPQTLRDTRTEKGLSGPTRLPGDEQLPRYPTPFFYRLASSPVTESPHSYSFVPSPPSSLSSSSFSPASSWTPVVSSPLSAPASVPPLWAFSFILNRMLRLFQSLASSLLLHQHRLLHFLRSLDASTSSPGSLTFSPWTLHPSAPLSVSSSWSSRVSSSLSPTASSLATSPPRPARASAVPTQESRRNATSLLAFRELCRTEARAAILAQLQRLEERAFSSFLLLLDAEPSLHELLQLHALTDPPKSPALAPSLLTSHPAVRNFLESEEKVDRLEKSGHASADPGRPPIPLFGGDNASKTGDSLARADTSQGSEQSREREFGNGETDMLRQVECLRLLLEACIIQFQHPPEPLFDLRLSALRLIRDTLLVCRYSFGQVVDDMRRRRPRSSRDASARTRGFCGSVGRVHEGADIQDNASASSPLRDSAEPRSPSREKTHPTCEAEASIGTGSPPRHTPVRSPPRSTPCSSSRSRSSSLCASGLCEVDKGRERIPGRDLLHAVSLFVSAEATHWMQEEREWLFGPAVLQAASMLRRLSFLSIPKKCPCGHGEELRAGGQDGGWATPGERRERPEEGQVEDGENAGKARKPHTESGRREKTVSEDLEFPAWCANAPMSMHLLSPTWDAPLSPASSTSSRTFPSPRPAPRKEVSEVAALRLREAALSLFAALLTLPNNEEIFLGSLDHWTGSSPYTPTLIQRVLLLAWSLVLPLSTSASSFVTPPRPIRLDPSLPLYDPVALQRLLFSRGSREAGAVSPQETPSSPYDEVSFQLLLQTQRRQQSPSLSFPSLSGSLAFSAPPSSPSLLPRLSFSRRNHRALQGVWGSSRSFCPLDGQHNFAQESDQETLAFLKYRSFFPGACRTCVSSAASRSTCSTCPTGASTPPETPLYASGFDASFAASSPALSISYIHLCLLSPWLLHVHEKSFSSVRRDLLLSSLRSVLSILTHNVLLRGARECDGRPVPGQSNGERECRSERPAGEQQGNAVARRLEVSTPGDTNKMQDDEESEKRKQRIMDAFRRNGNLANEHFLSPDTLGRTWPILRALCGTLEAQMCAAGGSCLADFQPFASLLQAALQ; encoded by the exons ATGGAGGCCTTCGAGGACGCCGTCGTCGTCGATGATGACAACAAGGAGGAACCTCGCATATCTcacttctcttctcagcGCTTCCctccagtctcttcttcgcctttcgcttcctcttcctcttcttcagcttcttcgtcAACTCCTTTGAGGTCGTCGAGAGTGCCTTGCGAGGATACGTCGGCTTCGAGTCCTCTGCCGAGCGACGTGaatcgcctgcatgcgcgaattCAGCTGCAGCGCGCGAAAATTGAATTTCAGGAAAAGCGGATTTCTCAGctgcagcgagagcgagaagaagcgcgtttCCGCCTCGCCAgtcagcagagagacgcggagacaggcgagcggagaaggagacagagaggaagtgACGGAGAAActgacggcgagaaggaaacagccGAACGTGGAGTAGGCTCCTGGGGAAGAACCGGGAAGTGGATcggcagaggcggcgcgTCAAGCGAAGGACCCGACCGAGAAGATGCACTT GCTTGCGAGAACGACAGGCTTCGACAGCGAGTTGAGGAGCTCGAGCGCCGGCATCGAGAgcatgtctctctgctttcacAGTTGCGCTCTGCTCAAGGAATAGAAAGAGGTGCTTCGGTGGCCggtgtcgctctctcttctggagAGCTGCAGGCACCaagcagaggcgaagaaaagcgagaggacCCGCCGCTTTCGTCGCAGAGAaccacagagaaacgcctcCAGAATGAGGCGAGAGATGGccagaagaacggagacgcaTTTCTGGAGAGAGCCGCGaacgcgcgacagagagatggaggCGCAGAGGACGAGCGAGGggcctggagagagaaagaagatggtCATTGGAGGAAGGCGCTCGACGAGCTTCTAAACAGCGAAGAGGCACTGGGCGACTTGCCTGAGATCTCAACACAGAAACTAAGAgacatttgcatgcatctccgTCTGCCTGTCAATCGCCAGGCAACACAGCAAAACACTGGTTCCTCTTttacctcttcttcctcttccgttCCTGAGTCGAGCGGCACCTTTGGGGGCGCTGCAACTGGACCtgcaaagggagaagaagaaggagaagaagacgaagagggagaagaagaaggagaagaagaaaactcgaCAGGCGCGTCTGAGGAAGGCGCCAGATCGAGTGTGGGAGACGCCGCTGGtaaagggagaagagagacagcgaccgCTGCGGATGGCACAGAGCAGGTCCTTCTCCGTTCGCTCGAGTTGATCATGGCCCAGAGGGGATCTGAGACCTGGGGGCCGGTGCTGTCGCCGGCCTCGTTCCGCCTGTTGTCGCTGGCTCTTCGACGACTCGTGAGAACCAGCTCGGCGCTTGCGCGCTCGGAGGCTGCACTGTTCGCAGCTGCAAGTCTTgggtcttcttcgcctgggTGGGCCTCTCTCCAGCCTTTTCAGGAGGCTGGCTGCGACACGATTCAGGcggtctcctcgcttttgAAAGAACTCGAAACGCGCAACGGCGAGGACGGAGAACGTGGTTGTACAGACGCGGACCCAGTCCAGGCAGCACGAAGGCTCCTGTCGCATCTCGAGCGGGAACAAGAGAGCTACAGACACGActtcgtctccgccttccaAGCGTTCTGGATTCTCTTCTCCGGCGAACTGGAGCGCAGCCTCCAGTGTTCGTACACCCCAGCTCGGCTGTGCGCCTTCCTGGACTTCCTTcacgtcctcttctctcgcttgccTGGCGCCTTTGTCGCCTTTTTCCTTCACGAGGAAAGCAGCCGGGAAGCAGGCACTCGAGTCGAATACGATGGTATACGGCGAAATGGAGAAAGTTATCTTTCTACGTCGTTTGAATCTCTGCAGACGCCGAGGGAAGGCGACGTCCTTCGCGACATTCTTCACAGCGTGCATACAGCCTTGAAGCAATTAGATCCGGCTCTTCCTGACTACGTGGAAGACGTTTACCTCGCCGGTCAGAGACCACGAGATGAGACACGACGCAGACTTTATCGGCACCAGCCAGAGGGAACAGATGACGGCGCCATGACTGAACATGACATCTCCAAACGCATGTCGCGGCTCTCAGAGCCACAGCGGCCTTCTCCGGCGCCTCTTGTGCGAGCTCCCGAGGCTCCGGGCGCGCATTGTGGGCGAGAAGGACGGGCCGGCGACGCGccggagaacggagacagccaGCGAAGTTCACTGGCTTCCGCTGCGCCGAGACAAGACCCGCAGAGACATGTGGGGACAGGCGCCCGTGGCAACGCGAGGACtgaggagacaccgcagaCTCTCAGGGATACGCGAACAGAAAAAGGCCTTTCAGGACCGACGCGCCTGCCAGGGGATGAACAGCTACCTCG ATATCCGACCCCCTTCTTCTACCGTCTTGCATCCTCTCCGGTCACCGAGTCTCCTCATTCTTATTCATTTGTTCCTTCCCCACCTTCGtcactttcgtcttcttcgttttcccccGCTTCGTCATGGACTCCTGTCGTCTCGAGTCCGCTGTCTGCGCCTGCGTCGGTGCCGCCTCTTTGGGCCTTCTCGTTTATTTTGAATCGCATGTTACGCCTCTTCCAGAGCCTCgcgtcctcgcttcttctgcaccAGCATCGGCTACTTCACTTTCTTCGGTCGCTCGACGCGTCGACGTCTTCGCCTGGTTCTCTCACCTTTTCCCCGTGGACACTCCACCCCTCCGcccctctgtctgtctcctcttcatggtcctcccgcgtctcctcgtctctctctccgactGCGAGTTCGCTCGCGACTTCGCCTCCGCGACCCGCTCGCGCGTCTGCGGTTCCGACTCAAGAATCTCGACGAAACGCGACCTCGCTTCTGGCATTTCGGGAGCTGTGCCGCACTGAGGCTCGCGCGGCAATCCTCGCGCAACTCCAGCGACTGGAAGAACGcgccttttcctcgtttctgcttctcctcgacgcagagCCGTCCCTCCACGAACTCCTCCAACTGCACGCTCTCACGGATCCGCCGAAGTCGCCTGCCCTCGCGCCGTCGCTCCTCACGAGTCACCCTGCAGTTCGAAACTTCctggaaagcgaggagaaagtcGATCGACTCGAAAAGTCAGGACATGCTTCTGCAGACCCTGGGCGTCCTCCGATCCCCCTTTTCGGAGGAGATAACGCGAGCAAGACGGGAGACAGCCTTGCGAGGGCAGACACGAGCCAGGGGTCAGAGCAAAGTCGAGAAAGGGAGTtcggaaacggagagacggaCATGCTTCGACAGGTGGaatgtcttcgtcttcttctggagGCATGCATTATCCAGTTTCAGCACCCACCCGAGCCGCTCTTCGATCTTCGTCTCTCAGCGTTACGCTTGATTCGAGACACGCTGCTCGTTTGTCGCTACTCCTTCGGACAGGTAGTAGATGACATGCGGCGGAGACGGCCGCGATCTTCGCGTGATGCCTCAGCGCGAACGCGGGGGTTTTGCGGCAGCGTCGGACGAGTGCACGAAGGTGCAGACATCCAGGACAACGCGAGCGCCTCAAGTCCGCTTCGGGACTCCGCAGAGCCTCGTTCGCCTTCccgcgagaagacacaccCAACATGTGAGGCTGAAGCATCCATCGGCACCGGCTCTCCACCCCGGCACACGCCCGTTCGCTCGCCTCCGCGCTCGACGCcttgctcgtcttctcgttcgcggtcgtcttcgctgtgtgCCTCTGGTCTCTGCGAGGTAGACAAGGGGCGAGAACGCATTCCTGGAAGAGATCTCCTGCATGCGGTGtcgctctttgtctctgccgaGGCAACGCACTGGATgcaggaagagcgagagtgGCTCTTCGGCCCCGCGGTACTTCAGGCTGCATCGATGCTTCGccgcctttctttcctgtcgaTCCCGAAAAAATGTCCATGCGGACACGGCGAAGAACTGCGAGCTGGCGGCCAGGATGGCGGCTGGGCTACCCCGGGAGAACGACGCGAACGgccagaagaaggacaagtggaggacggagagaacgcgGGGAAAGCAAGGAAACCACACACGGAGAGtggaaggagggagaagacagtAAGTGAGGATCTTGAGTTTCCAGCTTGGTGTGCGAACGCCCCGATGTCGatgcatcttctctctccaacgTGGGATGCTCCGttgtctcctgcttcttcgacttcttctcgaaCCTTTCCCAGTCCCCGTCCTGCGCCGAGAAAAGAGGTCTCAGAGGTGGCAGCTCTGCGCCTTCGAGAAGCAGCCCTGAGTCTGTTCGCCGCGCTCCTCACCCTTCCAAACAATGAGGAAATTTTTCTGGGCTCTCTTGACCACTGGACTGG GTCTTCGCCGTATACACCGACCCTCATTCAGCGGGTTCTGCTACTGGCGTggtctcttgttctccctctttcgacttccgcgtcttccttcgtcACGCCACCTCGGCCTATCCGTCTGGATCCGTCACTGCCTCTCTACGATCCCGTTGCTCTCCaacgtctccttttttcgcgCGGATCCCGGGAAGCGGGAGCTGTGTCTCCACAGGAAACCCCTTCATCACCCTACGATGAAGTCTCGTTTCAGCTTCTCCTCCAGACACAGCGTCGGCAGCAGTctccctccctttctttcccttctctgtcaggttctcttgctttctctgccccgccgtcttctccctcgcttctccctcgtctgtcCTTCTCCCGAAGGAATCACCGCGCACTCCAGGGTGTGTGGGGCAGTTCAAGAAGTTTCTGTCCTCTAGATGGGCAGCACAACTTCGCACAAGAAAGCGATCAAGAGACTCTGGCTTTTCTGAAGTatcgttctttctttccggGTGCATGTCGTACATGTGTGTcctcagctgcttctcgttcTACTTGCTCTACATGCCCCACAGGGGCAAGCACGCCTCCTGAGACGCCTCTGTATGCATCCGGATTCGACGCTTCATTTGCGGCTTCATCTCCCGCTTTGTCGATCAGCTACATACATCTTTGCCTCTTGTCTCCGTGGCTGCTTCACGTGCATGAAAAGAGTTTTTCGTCCGTCAGACGGGatctcctcctttcttctttacGGTCTGTGCTGTCGATTCTCACTCACAATGTGCTCTTAAGAGGCGCCAGAGAGTGTGATGGGAGACCGGTGCCTGGACAGAGCAACGGCGAAAGAGAGTGCAGGAGCGAGCGACCGGCAGGGGAACAGCAGGGGAACGCAGTGGCTCGTAGACTCGAGGTGTCAACACCAGGCGACACAAATAAAATGCAGGACGATGAAGAATctgagaaaaggaaacaacgTATAATGGACGCGTTCAGACGAAACGGAAATCTGGCGAACGAACATTTCCTCTCCCCAGATACACTTGGACGGACTTGGCCCATCTTAAGGGCTTTGTGCGGGACCCTGGAAGCTCAGATGTGTGCTGCTGGTGGTTCATGTCTTGCCGACTTCCAgccgtttgcttctcttcttcaggctGCTCTACAGTAG